From the Streptomyces nodosus genome, the window TGCCGCACAGGGGACCCCGGGCCCGGTGGAGCGCGCGGGGCGCGTTCCCGCCGCCGCCCCGCCGGAACGGTCGGTCATGGGCGACGAATCCCCCAACGAAGGCACTAGTCAGATACCGGTACGAGCGGGGTAGTGTGCCCCGGTGACATCGCAATCGAACACTCTTGCAGGCTGGTACCCGGATCCGCACGGGGCGCCTCAGACCCTGCGCTACTGGGACGGCACCCGGTGGACCGAGCACACCCATGCGGAACAGCAGGGCCGGCCCCCCGCCCAGGTGCCCCAGCCGCCGGCGGGCGGCCCGCAGCAGGCATACGCCCAGCAGGCCCCGGCCCCCGACCCGCGCGTTCAGCGCCAGGTGCAGCAGCAGGCCGGGGTCGCCCCGAGCGGCGCGGGCGGCGGCACCCTGTTCACCGAACCGGTCCTGGTCGTCAACCAGAAGGCCAAGCTGATCGAGCTGACGAACGAGTACAGCGTCTTCGACCAGAACGGCAGCCAGCTCGGCTCGGTCACCGAGGTCGGGCAGAGCGTGCTGCGGAAGGTGCTGCGCTTCGTCTCCAGCATCGACCAGTTCCTGACGCACCGGCTGGAGATCCGTGACGCCCACGGTCAGCCCCAGCTGATGCTGACCCGGCCCGCGAAGTTCTTCAAGTCGCGGGTGATCGTGACGCGTCCGGACGGCGGCCCCGTGGGCGAGATCGTCCAGGAGAACATGATCGGCAAGATCAACTTCGCCATGATCGTGAACGGCCAGAAGGTCGGCGCGATCAAGGCGGAGAACTGGCGCGCCTGGAACTTCGCGATCGTCGACCACAACGAGAACGAGGTCGCCCGGATCACCAAGACCTGGGAGGGCCTGGCGAAGACGATGTTCACGACCGCCGACAACTATGTGCTGCAGATCCACTTCCAGCTGCCCGAGCCGCTGCTGAGCCTGGTGGTGGCCACGGCGCTGACCGTGGACACGGCCCTCAAGCAGGACTCGCGGGGCCTCGGCTGAGCCCCGCCCCGGTTCCGCCGGGACCGTGAACGGCGGTCGGCAGGTGCGCACACCTGCCGACCGCCGTTCGTCTTCTCACCGTCTCACCGCGCGGTGAGGTGCTCCGAGGGCGCGGGCGGCTGCGGGGGCAGCAGCGGGAACTCCGGAAGGACACCCGCCCCCCGGGGCACCGGCCCCGACAGCGCCGCGACCGTGCGGTCGTCCTCCGCGGCCGGACCGGACACCGGCCGGGACAGCGTCACCACACCCCAGGACGCCAGCCCCGCACCCGCCACCGCGAGAAGCAGACCGGCCGCACCGCCCTGGAGGCGTTCGCCCAGCAGCGAGAGGCCGATCACCCCCGCGGCGACCGGATTGGCGAGGGTCACCACCGCGAGCGGCGCGCCGAGGCCGCCCCGGTACGCCGTCTGCGACAGCAGCAGACCACCCATCGCGAACGCCGCCACCAGCAGAGCCACCACCACGACCTGCGCACTGAGCACCGGTCCCGAGCGGTCCGTCGCCGCCACCGTCACCGTCTGGGTGAGCGCCGAGGCGACACCGGACGCGAAGCCGGAGGCGGTCGCGTGCCGCAGCCCGGGGCGGGCGCCCGTCGACGCTCCCCCCGCCGTGCGGGACCGGGGCAGCGACAGCAGCCCTATCAGGGAGGCGGTCGCACCGGCCACGGCCAGCGCCTCCGGCAGGCTCAGCACATCGTCGGGCTCGGGCCCGGACGCCGTCACCAGCAGTGCGCTCAGCCCCATCAGGGTGAGGCCGGTGCCCCGCCACTCCACGGGGCTGACCCGGCGTCCCGCCGCCCGCGCCCCCAACGGCACCGCGGCCACCAGGGTGAGGGCACCGAGCGGCTGGACCAGGGTCAGCGGTCCGAACTTGAGGGCCGCGACATGCAGCAGCGCGGCGGAGGCGTTCAGCACCACCGACCACCACCAGGCGCCCCGGGTGAGCAGACGCAGCAGACCGGTGCCCGCGGTGCGGGCGGCCAGCCGCTCCTGGGCCACCGCGGCCGCCGCATAGGCGACGGCGGAGAAGAGGCACAGGACGACGGCGAGGACCGTGGCACTCATCGGCCGGCTCCCGGCGGGCCGGAGCGGTCGGCCCCTCCCGTCGGCAGGGACGGTGGTGGGACGGCGCGGGCGAGGGGCGGCCGGCGTATCGCGGTCGCCCCTTCTCCTCGAGGCTCGCTGCCTCGCTCGGGCTCGGTGCGGGAATCCATCCCCGGCCCCTTTGCTGACGGTGCGTGTGCGGGGTGGTGTGCGGTGGGCCGGGAACGGGGTCCGCTCGACATACGACCGGGTCCTGTCCACGTCTCATCGATACGCCAGTGTACCGATACGACCCCGTACCGGTACACTGGCGTATCGATAGACTGGTGTGAAGCGGACCACGCGGCCCGGACCACGACCGAGGAGCTGAAGCCATGACGTCGCAGGCAGCGGACGCACCGGAGACGGTTGTCGCCTCGCGCCGCTCCAAGCTCACGCCCGAGCGCGAGCAGGAGTTCTTCGACACGGTTCTCGACCAGATCCGTGAGTGCGGCTATGACGCGGTCACCATGGAAGGCGTCGCCGCCAGCACCCGCTGCAGCAAGTCGACGCTCTACCGGCAGTGGAAGACCAAGCCCCGGTTCGTGGCCGCGGCGCTCAGGTCCCATCGCTGTGTGCGGTTCGCGGGGATCGACACCGGCTCGCTCGCCGAGGACCTGCGCGCCGCGGCGCGGGTGGCCGCCGAGCGGTCTGGCCGGGACACCGGGCTGCTCCAGGCCCTGGGGCATGCCATGATGCAGGACCAGGAACTGGCGCGGGCGCTGCGCGAGGCCCTGGTCGAGCCCGAGGTCGAGGCGCTCAAGGCGATCGTCCGGCGCGGTGTGGAGCGCGGGGAGGTGCCCGCCGACCACCCGGCGCTGGAGTACGTCCCGGCACAACTGCTGGGCGTCGTGCGGGTCCACCCCGTCCTGGAGGGGCGGTACGCGGACGAGGAGTACCTCGCACGCTTCGTGGACGCGGTGCTGCTGCCGATGCTCGGACTGAGATGAGACCCAGGTCGCCGTCCACGAGATGACCGGACGCCGGCCTGTATGCGCCGCACCGTGGGGACGGGGGCGGCGCGCACCCTCGGCCGGGTGGGGTTCCCTCCTGAACGGAGGAGGGTCCCGCCCGGCCGCCCTGCCGACACCGCCGGACGATCCGCGTCACCCATGAAGGGAACAGGTGCTCCGACCTTCCTCCGCCGGGGCGCGAGGGCGACTACGCTCAAGGCCTGTACGTCGTTTGGGCTACCTGGGGAGGTACCGGGATGACGGAGGCACGGCCCGGCGCGGCGGCGGCTTCCCTGTGGGAACGCGACGCGGAACTCGCCGTCGTCACCGAGGCGGTCGACGCCCTGCGCCATGACGGTGCGCCCACCGGATCGGGGAACCTGCTGGTGTTCGGCGGGGAGGCCGGTATCGGCAAGACCGCCCTGCTCGCCGAGACACGCCGCATCGCGGAGCGCCGAGGATGCACGGTCTGGTCGGCACGGGGCGGCGAGACCGTCACCTCCGTCCCCTTCCATGTCGTACGGCAGCTGCTCAAGCCCGGACTGCTCGGTCTCGAGCCGGAGGAGGCACGCGGCTACCTGGGCGACGCGTACGAGATCGCGGGCCCCGCCCTCGGCGTTCACCGAACCCGGTGCGGGGCAGGCCGACCCACAGGGTGTGTGCGACGGTCTGGTCGAGGCCGCCTCCCGGCTCGCCAAACTGGAGTGGCCGCTGGTCCTGATCGTCGACGACGCGCACTGGGCGGACCAGGAGACCCTGCACTGGCTGGCATCGTTCTGTGAACGGCTGGACGAGTTCCGGGTGCTGGTCGTGGTCGCCCTGCGCACCGGCGAGGCCGGCGGCGAGAGCGCCCGCCACCTCGACACCGTCGTCGGGGCCTCCCGACGCCCCGTCACCGTCCTGAGCGCGCTCACCCCCGATGCCGCCGCCGGGCTCACCCGGGCCACGGTCGGCGGGCACGCGGATGCCCCGTTCTGCCGCGAGGTGTGGGCCGTGACCGGCGGCAACCCCTACGAGACCGTGGAACTCCTCGCCAAGGTGCAGGACAGCCAGCTCCAACCGGTCGAGGCGTCCGCCACCGAACTGCGCGCCCTGAACCGCTCCTCCCGCGGCAACGGCCTGGTCGCCCGCCTCGAAGGACTCGGCATCGAGGCCACCCGGTTCGCCTGGGCGGCCGCCATCCTCGGCACCGGCATCACGGTCCCCCTGGTGGCCCGCCTCGCCACCATGCCCCTGGACGAGGCGGAGCGCTGCGCCGAACTCCTCGGCGCGGCCCGTATCCTCTCCCGGCCCGACCCGAAGGAGCGTCGGCCGGGCGACGGGGAGCTGGAGTTCGTGCACCCCCTGATCGCCAGCGCCGTCTACCGCTCGATCCCTCCCGGACTGTGCACCGCGATGCACGGCATCGCCGCGCAGGTCGTCACCGACTCCGGACGCGGCCCGGCCGCCGCCTCCCGCCACCTCCTGGAGGTGCACCCGGACGACGACGCGGAACTCGTCCAGCAGATGCGCGCCGCCGCCCGCGAACACCTCGCCGTCGGCGCGCCCGAGGCGGCCCGCCGCTGTCTGAAGCGTGCCCTGCTGGAGCCGCCGCTGCCCGAGGTCCATCCCCATGTGCTCTACGAACTGGGCTGCGCCACCCTGCTGACCTCGCCCGCCACCACCATCGACTACCTCCAGGCGGCACTCGCCCTGCCCGGCCTGGACGGCGACGACCGGGTGAGCGCCGTCTACCGCCTCTCCCAGGCCCAGCTGCACAACGACCAGTTGGACGAGGCGATCCGCACCGTCGTCGCGGAGGCCGCCCGGCTCGGACCCGGCCCCTCACGGATGCGCCTGCAAGCCGTGCACTACATGTGGGAGGCCGTCCACGCGGCCGACGAGAACACCCCGGCCCGCTCCCGGGAACTGGCCGAGATCGCCCGCACCTGCACCGGCCGGAACAACTCCGAACGCGCGCTGCTCATCCTGCGCGGCTTCGACGCCATGACCCATGGGGAGAGCGCCGAGGAGGTCGTGGAGCTGTGCGACCGTGCCCTGGTCAACGGCCGCCTCGCGCCCGGACTCGGCTGGACCGACACCGAGTGGGGCATCGAGCTGCTGCTGATGCTCGGCAGCGCCTATGCGTACACCGACCGTCTCGACCGGGCCGAGAGCCTGTTCACCGAGGCCCTGCGCACCTATGAGTCCTCCGGCTGGAGCGGCGGCCATCTCGCCCTGGCCCATGCCTATGTCGGCCTCGGACACCGCAGACGGGGCCGCCTCGTCGAGGCGGAGACCTCCCTGCGCGCCTCCTTGCGCCTCGCCGAGCGGGTCGGCCGTGGGCTTCCCCTGTACTGGTCCGCGACCTGCGGGCTCATCGACACCCTGCTCGCCCGCGGGCATGCCGAGGAGGCGTGGGCGACGGCCGAACGCTACGGATTCGCACCGCCGTACCCCACCACGATCGTGCTGCCCGACATCCGTTCGGTGCGCGGCCGGCTGCTGATCGCCGTCGGCCGAACCGAGGAGGGCATCAGTGAACTGGAGGCCGCCGAGAAGGCGTCCGCCGGACGCGGACACAACACCGTGCTGGCGCCCTGGGCCGGTGACCTCGCCCGCGCACTGGCCGACACCGATCCCCGGCGCGCCGCCGAACTGGCCGGCACCGCCCGCCGGCAGGCCGAACTCCTGGGCACCGACACGGCGATCGGCGAGGCCCTGCGGGTGGCCGCCGCTCTGGAGACGGGCCGCCGCGCCACCACGATGTACGCCCGGGCGGTGACCTATCTGGAATCCTCGCCCTGCGCCTATGAGCATGCGGCGGCCCGAGTCGAACACGGCACCGCCGCGAAGTCCGTGCCGGAGCTGAAACGGGGCCTGACGCTGGCACGTTCGTGCGGGGCGGACGGTCTTGCGGTCCGTGCCCAGCAGGCTCTGGAGCAGACCAGCGCGCCGCACTGACACCCCGGGGCAGCCGATCGGGACCGACTCCGGACCCGGCCGCATGTCCCGGTCGTACGGAAGTTCGTGCGGGCGTACGACCGGGGCATGCGGGCGTACGACACGACCGCGACGCGTGGCCGACACGGCCGGGGAATGCGGCCGTACCGCCCGAAGACGCGGTCCGAAGCGGCCGCGCCGGAACCGAGGGCGCGGAGACCGAGCGGCACGGGGCGCCGGGCCCGCACCCCGGAGACGTACCCGTCGGCCGGGCGGTGGCGGCGACGATACGGTGCGCCGGACGCGACCGCCGGTCCAGATCACCCCCCGGCGGAGTCCTCCTCCGCCAGCACCCGCTGCGCCACCGTGAACGCCGCGTTGGCCGCGGGCACTCCGCAGTAGACGGCCGTCTGCAGCAGTACCGCGCCGATCTCCTCCGGCGTCAGTCCATTGCGCCGGGCCGCACGGACATGCAGGGCCAACTCGTCGAGATGACCGTGCGCGACCAGCGCCGTCAGGGTGATCAGGCTGCGCTCGCGGCGCGAGAGCGTCGGGTCGGTCCAGATCTCGCCCCAGGCATAGCGGGAGATGAAGTCCTGGAAGCGGGCGGTGAAGGGGGTCTGACGCGCCTGCGCCCGGTCCACATGCGGATCGCCGAGGACCGCCCTGCGGACCTCCATACCGCGCCCGGGGGCACCCGACAGCTGGGTCCGCAGCGCCGCCAGGACGGCCTCCGGGCACTGCGCGGGCGCCAGATGTGAGGCACCCGGGATCTCGGCCAGCGCGGAGCCGGGCACCGCGTCGGCGATCTCCCGCAGATGCGCGGGAGGCGTCGCCGGATCCTCACGGCCCGCGATCAGCAGGGTCGGGACGCCGATCGACGGCAGCCGGTCACGGAGGTCGAACGCGGCCAGCGCATCGCAGCAGGCGGCATAGGCGGCGGGGTCCGCCTCCCGGTGGTCCCGCACCAGCCGCGGCACCGTGAACCCGGCCGTGAACCAGCGGTCCTCGGCGGTCGCCGCGACGGCCCCGAGCCCCTCCCGGCGCACCAGAGCGGCCCGCTCCTCCCAGGGCCGGGCCCCGTTGAAGTGCGCGGACGAGCAGATGACGGCCAGCGAGGAGAGCCGCTCGGGATGATCCACGGCCAGTTGGAGTCCCACCGCGCCGCCCAGGGACACCCCGGCGTAGGCGAACCGTTCCACGCCCAGCGCGTCCGCGAGCGCCAGCACCAGCGCGGCCAGATCGGCGACCGTCGCCCCGGGAGCGATGAGGTCCGCGGCCGAACCGCCATGGCCCGGGAGGTCCCAGCGGATCACCCGGTGGCTCGCGGACAACTCGGGCGCCACCGCGTCCCACAGGGCGTACGAGGTGCCGAGCGACGGTCCGAGGAGCAGCGGGGGAGCGGAGGGCGAGCCCTCGGTGCGATGGTGCAGCAGCCTGTCGGTCACGAGCGCTCCAGAGCACGGTCGGTGAGCGGTCCGGCGAAGCCGGTGTAACGGGTCGGATCGGTGAGGGCGACGAGGTCGAGGTCCCGCAACCGGGGCTCCTCGGACAGGAGTTCGGCGAGGCTCCGGCCCTCGGTACGGGCCCGCAGGGCGACCTCGGTGAGCAGTTCCCCGGCCCGGGCGCGGCCCAGCAGGGGCGTCAGCTCGGCCGCCAGCCGCTCGGAGACGATCAGACCATGGGTGAGGGCGAGGTGGTGCCGCATCGCGTCGGACCGTACCCGGAGCCCCTCGGCCAGTTCCACCGCGTCCCGCGTGGCGCCGCCGACCAGCCTCAGCAGCGCGCGCAGCGGCTCCCACTCGGCGTGCCAGGCGCCGGCGGGGCGTTCGTCCTCGGCCACCAGCGCCCCGTACAGGACGGCGGCCAGCTGCGGGGCCTGCCGGGCGGCCGCCGCGATCAGTGTCGCCCGTACCGGGTTCGCCTTGTGCGGCATCGCCGAGGAGCCCCCGCTCGCGCCCTCGGCGACCTCGGCGATCTCCGTGCGGGACAGGGTCAGGACATCCACGGCCGCCTTCCCCAGCGCCCCGGCCGTGAAGGCGAGCGCGCCCGCCAGATCCGCGATCGGGGTGCGCAGACTGTGCCAGGGCGACTCGGGCTCCCTGAGCCCCAGTTCACCCGCGTATGCGGCCACGAGGGCCCGCGGGTCCTCCGCGCCGTACGCCATGAACGCGGCCAGGGTCCCTGCCGCGCCGCCCAGTTGGACGGGCAGCAGGTCGCGGACCGCCCGTACCCGGTCCCGGGCGTCCAGCACCAGGGACCGCCAGCCGGCCGCCTTCAGCCCGAAGGTCGTCGGCACCGCGTGCTGGGTGAGCGTCCGGCCGGGTACGACGGTGTCCCGGTGGCCCGCGGCGAGCCGGGCCAGTGCCCGCTGCGCCGCCTCCAGATCGGCCAGGACCAGGTCCAGGGTGCGCGCGGCGACCAGCATCGTCGCGGTGTCCAGGATGTCCTGGCTGGTCGCGCCCCGGTGGACGTAGGGCCCGTGGTCGGCGCCCACCGCCGCGGTCAGATCGGCGACCAGCGGGATGACGGGGTTTCCGCCCTCGCGGGCGCGCCGGGCCAGGGAACGTACGTCGAAGCGGTCCGGCCGGGCGGCCTCGGTGACCGCCCTCGCCGCCGCCCCCGGCGCCAGCCCCTGTGCGGCCTGGGCCCGGGTCAGCGCGGCCTCCGCGTCGAGCAGCGCCCGCAGATACGCGGTGTCGCCGGTCGCCGACGCGGCGGGGGAGTCGGCCCACCCGGGGGAGAGCAGACCGGTGTCGGACGGGTCTGATGTCACCGGAACTCCAGAAAGACCGTCTCGCCTTCGCCCTGAAGACGTATGTCGAAACGGTACGTGCCGTTCCCCTCCGCGGCGGCGATCAGCGTGCCACGGCGCTGCTCGTCCAGCCGGGCGAGCAGCGGGTCCGAGGCGAGGGCCGAGGCGTCGTCCGGCAGATAGATCCGGGTGAAGAGATGCACCAGCAGGCCCCGCGCGAACACGCACACACTGAGGTACGGGGCGCTGTGCCCACGCGCACCGGGCCGCAGCGTGCGGGCGTACCAGTGGCCGTCGGCGTCCGTCTGGACGCGTCCCCAGCCCGTGAACTGCACGCCGTTGCGGCCCAGATGGCCGCCGGTCGCGGGGTCACGGCGCATCGAGCCGTCGACCTGCGGCAGCGTGCCGTCCGGATCCGGGCCCCACAGCTCCAGAAAGGCGTCCGGCAGCGGGTTGCCCTCGCCGTCGCGGACATGTCCCTGGAGGGTGATCGTGTCCGGGTGGCCGACCGGGGCGATCTCACCGCCGCCGGGGAAGGGCAGCGCATAGCCGTAGAAGGGGCCGACCGTGTGCGACGGGGTGGGGAGCACGCTCTCCGGCGAGCCGGCGTCGATCTTCGTCATGGCGGTCAGCGTCCTTCCTCGATCCAGGTGGCGTCCGGGCCGTCGAGCACGATGTCCCATCGGTAGCCCAGGGAGAACTCCGGTACCGACAGGCTGTGGTCGTAGGTCGCGACCAGCCGCTGCCGGGCCGCGTCGTCCGTCACCGACTGCAGGATCGGGTCGTAGGGGAAGAGCGGGTCGTTCGGGAAGTACATCTGCGTCACGAGCCGCTGGGTGAACGCGGTCCCGAAGAAGGAGAAGTGGATATGAGCCGGGCGCCAGGCGTTGACGTGGTTGCGCCAGGGGTAGGGGCCCGGCTGGACGGTGGTGAAGCGGTAGGAGCCGTCGTCGTCCGTGAGGGTGCGGCCGACGCCCGTGAAGTTCGGGTCCAGCGGTGCGTCGTGCTGTTCGCGCCGGTGGGCGTAGCGGCCGGCCGAGTTCGCCTGCCAGATCTCGATGAGCTGGCCGCGCACCGGCTGCCCCGCACGGTTCAGCAGCCGGCCGGAGACGGTGATCCGCTCGCCGATCGGCTCACCCCGGTGGTGCCGGGTGAGGTCGTTGTCGATCTCGGTGATGTCACGCTCGCCGAACGCCGGGGAGGACAGCTCCACCAGCTCCGGGTCCTGGGCGACGTCGATGGTGACCGGCGGCTGCTCGGGGTGGCGCAGCACGGAGGAGCGGTAGGGGGCGTAGTCCCGGCGCGGATGGTGCTCGACGGGGGCGCCCCCGTCGACCCGCTGCCGGTAGGCGGCGCGCTCGGCCGCGATCTCCTGGTCGATGTCCTGCTGAGTGAGAGCCATGACGATGTCGATTCCTAGCGTTCGACTCCCAGGCCGGTGCCTGGCCTTCGAGAAGCCCCGATCACTCCGATTAATCAGGGCACTGAGCATTTGATTGGGTGTGGCGCACACGGTGCCATCGCGGCCGCATCAGCGTCAAGACCTGGAAAACGCCTTCTCAGGATGTCCGCCGGGCGTATCTCGCCCGAGGACACCCGACGTCTGGGACGGGTATCGTTCAAGGTGTCGGTCAGTGCACCGACGAATATGACCAGGACGACAGCCACGAACACGACCACGGGAGCACGGATGGCCACGGTGGACCTCTCCACCCACCCGGGACACCTGGCCCGGAGACTCCAGCAGGCGCATCATCTGCTGTGGAACACCATGGTCTCCGAGGAGATCACCTCACCGCAGTTCGCGGTCCTGAACACCCTGGTCGCCGAGCCCGGGCTGGACCAGCGCACGGTGGGGGAGCGGGTGGGCCTCGACCGGTCCACCATCGCCGAGGTGATCAGCCGGCTGGGCCGCCGGGGGCTGCTCGACAAGGTCCGCGATCCCCAGGACGGCCGTCGCTCTCTGCTGCACCTCACCGACGACGGCATCCGCGCGCACCGGAGACTGGCGGTCCGCACGGCCCGGATGAACCAGGTCTTCCTGGCTCCGCTCTCCGACGAGGAGCGGACCCAGTTCTTCGCTCTCATCCAGCGGGTGGCGGCCGCGGCCGAGGGGCTGCGCGATCCGGCGCCCGTCACGGGAAGCGGGACCTGAGCGGTCCGCCTCCGCCGGGGGCGAGGGCTCAGCCCGGGGTGCCGAGGATCTCGGTGAGGTCGTAGCGGACCGGTTCCTCCAGCTGAGCGTAGGTGCAGCTGGACGGAGTACGGTCCGGGCGCCAGCGGCGGAAGCGTGCGGTGTGCCGGAAGCGCACCCCCTTCTCCATGTGGTCGTAGGCCACCTCCGCGACCCGCTCGGGCCGCAGCGGCATCCAGGACAGGTCCTTCTTCCCCGACCAGCGGCTGGGCGCGCCCGGCAGCCGGGCCGTCTCGTGTGCCGCCTCGTCCGACCAGGCGGCCCATGGATGCCCCGTGACGTCCTCCATCCGCAGCGGTGCCAGCTCCTCCACCAGTTCCGCGCGGAGCTTCATGGGGAACGCGGCGGACACGCCCACATGCTGCAGGGCGCCCCGGTCGTCGTACAGCCCGAGCAGCAGCGAGCCCACCACCGGGCCGCTCTTGTGGAAGCGGTAGCCCGCGACCACCACATCCGCGGTGCGCTCGTGCTTGACCTTGAACATGACCCGCTCGTCCGGCCGGTAGGGCCCCGAGAGCGGCTTGGCGATCACCCCGTCCAGGCCCGCCCCCTCGTACTGTTCGAACCACCGCTCCGCCAGCGCCCGGTCCCGGGTCGCAGGAGCGAGGTGCACGGGCGGTGTCACCCCCGACAGCGCCCCCTCCAGCCGGGCCCGCCGCTCGCGCAGGGGGACGTCGAGCAGCGAGGTGTCGTCCAGCGCCAGCAGATCGAACGCCACGAACGACGCCGGCGTCCGCTCGGCGAGCATCCGCACCCGTGAGTCCGCCGGATGGATGCGCTCCGTCAGCGCGTCGAAGTCGAGATGCCCCTCACGGGCGATCACGATCTCTCCGTCCACCACGCACCGCTTGGGCAGCCGCTCCCGCAGCGCCTCGACCAGCTCGGGGAAATACCTGGTCAGGGGCTTTCCCGTGCGGCTTCCCAGTTCCACCTCGGCGCCGTCGCGGAAGACGATCGCACGGAACCCGTCCCACTTCGCCTCGTACTGCATGTCCGGTGGGATGCGCGCCACGGGCTTGGCGAGCATCGGCTTCACGGGCGGCGTCACCGGCAGGTCCATGTCTTGATTCTGCGGCCGATCCCCTGCGCGTGCGACGCGGTCCGCCCGGTGTGCGAGGCCGGGCCGCCGCGCCTACCGTGGCTCGCATGGGTGACGCGGTGGAACTGGAGGCGGGAGGCAGGACGGTACGGCTCTCCAGCCCGGACAAGGTCTTCTTCCCGGAGCGGGGCTTCACCAAGCTCGACCTCGCGCGCTACTATCTGGCCGTCGGGCCCGGCATCCTGCGCGCCCTGCGCGACCGGCCCACCACCCTGGAGCGCCACCCGGACGGGGTGACCGGTGAGTCCTTCTTCCAGAAGCGGGCGCCCCGGCACATGCCCGACTGGATCCCCACCGCCCACATCACCTTCCCCAGCGGTCGCAGCGCCGACGAGATGTGCCCCACCGAGATCGCCGCCGTCGTCTGGGCCGCACAGTACGGGACGCTCACCTTCCATCCCTGGCCGGTGCGCCGCGACGATGTCGACCGCCCCGACGAACTGCGCATCGACCTCGACCCGCAGCCCGGTACCGGCTTCGTCGACGCCGTGCGCGCCGCCCATGAACTGCGGTCCGTCCTCGACGAGTTCGGTGGACTGCGGGGCTGGCCCAAGACCTCCGGCGGCCGGGGGCTGCATGTCTTCGTGCCCATCGAGCCGCGCTGGACCTTCACCCAGGTGCGCCGTGCCGCGATCGCCGTCGGGCGCGAGCTGGAGCGCCGAATGCCCCGGGACGTCACCATCGCCTGGTGGAAGGAGGAACGGGGCGAAAAGATCTTCGTCGACTACAACCAGACCGCACGCGATCGCACCATCGCCTCCGCCTACTCCGTGCGCCCCCGGCCGCAGGCACCCGTGTCCGCGCCCCTGCGCTGGGAGGAGGTCGACGAGGTGACGCCCGGCGACTTCGATCTGGCCACCATGCCCCGCCGGTTCGCCGAACTGGGTGATGTCCACGCGGACATGGACGACCACGCGTTCTCCCTGGAGGCGCTGCTGGACCTCGCCCGCCGTGACGAACACGACCACGGCCTCGGCGATCTGCCCTATCCGCCGG encodes:
- a CDS encoding phospholipid scramblase-related protein gives rise to the protein MTSQSNTLAGWYPDPHGAPQTLRYWDGTRWTEHTHAEQQGRPPAQVPQPPAGGPQQAYAQQAPAPDPRVQRQVQQQAGVAPSGAGGGTLFTEPVLVVNQKAKLIELTNEYSVFDQNGSQLGSVTEVGQSVLRKVLRFVSSIDQFLTHRLEIRDAHGQPQLMLTRPAKFFKSRVIVTRPDGGPVGEIVQENMIGKINFAMIVNGQKVGAIKAENWRAWNFAIVDHNENEVARITKTWEGLAKTMFTTADNYVLQIHFQLPEPLLSLVVATALTVDTALKQDSRGLG
- a CDS encoding DMT family transporter, yielding MSATVLAVVLCLFSAVAYAAAAVAQERLAARTAGTGLLRLLTRGAWWWSVVLNASAALLHVAALKFGPLTLVQPLGALTLVAAVPLGARAAGRRVSPVEWRGTGLTLMGLSALLVTASGPEPDDVLSLPEALAVAGATASLIGLLSLPRSRTAGGASTGARPGLRHATASGFASGVASALTQTVTVAATDRSGPVLSAQVVVVALLVAAFAMGGLLLSQTAYRGGLGAPLAVVTLANPVAAGVIGLSLLGERLQGGAAGLLLAVAGAGLASWGVVTLSRPVSGPAAEDDRTVAALSGPVPRGAGVLPEFPLLPPQPPAPSEHLTAR
- a CDS encoding TetR-like C-terminal domain-containing protein produces the protein MTSQAADAPETVVASRRSKLTPEREQEFFDTVLDQIRECGYDAVTMEGVAASTRCSKSTLYRQWKTKPRFVAAALRSHRCVRFAGIDTGSLAEDLRAAARVAAERSGRDTGLLQALGHAMMQDQELARALREALVEPEVEALKAIVRRGVERGEVPADHPALEYVPAQLLGVVRVHPVLEGRYADEEYLARFVDAVLLPMLGLR
- the pcaD gene encoding bifunctional 3-oxoadipate enol-lactonase/4-carboxymuconolactone decarboxylase PcaDC encodes the protein MTDRLLHHRTEGSPSAPPLLLGPSLGTSYALWDAVAPELSASHRVIRWDLPGHGGSAADLIAPGATVADLAALVLALADALGVERFAYAGVSLGGAVGLQLAVDHPERLSSLAVICSSAHFNGARPWEERAALVRREGLGAVAATAEDRWFTAGFTVPRLVRDHREADPAAYAACCDALAAFDLRDRLPSIGVPTLLIAGREDPATPPAHLREIADAVPGSALAEIPGASHLAPAQCPEAVLAALRTQLSGAPGRGMEVRRAVLGDPHVDRAQARQTPFTARFQDFISRYAWGEIWTDPTLSRRERSLITLTALVAHGHLDELALHVRAARRNGLTPEEIGAVLLQTAVYCGVPAANAAFTVAQRVLAEEDSAGG
- the pcaB gene encoding 3-carboxy-cis,cis-muconate cycloisomerase is translated as MTSDPSDTGLLSPGWADSPAASATGDTAYLRALLDAEAALTRAQAAQGLAPGAAARAVTEAARPDRFDVRSLARRAREGGNPVIPLVADLTAAVGADHGPYVHRGATSQDILDTATMLVAARTLDLVLADLEAAQRALARLAAGHRDTVVPGRTLTQHAVPTTFGLKAAGWRSLVLDARDRVRAVRDLLPVQLGGAAGTLAAFMAYGAEDPRALVAAYAGELGLREPESPWHSLRTPIADLAGALAFTAGALGKAAVDVLTLSRTEIAEVAEGASGGSSAMPHKANPVRATLIAAAARQAPQLAAVLYGALVAEDERPAGAWHAEWEPLRALLRLVGGATRDAVELAEGLRVRSDAMRHHLALTHGLIVSERLAAELTPLLGRARAGELLTEVALRARTEGRSLAELLSEEPRLRDLDLVALTDPTRYTGFAGPLTDRALERS
- the pcaG gene encoding protocatechuate 3,4-dioxygenase subunit alpha gives rise to the protein MTKIDAGSPESVLPTPSHTVGPFYGYALPFPGGGEIAPVGHPDTITLQGHVRDGEGNPLPDAFLELWGPDPDGTLPQVDGSMRRDPATGGHLGRNGVQFTGWGRVQTDADGHWYARTLRPGARGHSAPYLSVCVFARGLLVHLFTRIYLPDDASALASDPLLARLDEQRRGTLIAAAEGNGTYRFDIRLQGEGETVFLEFR
- the pcaH gene encoding protocatechuate 3,4-dioxygenase subunit beta; amino-acid sequence: MALTQQDIDQEIAAERAAYRQRVDGGAPVEHHPRRDYAPYRSSVLRHPEQPPVTIDVAQDPELVELSSPAFGERDITEIDNDLTRHHRGEPIGERITVSGRLLNRAGQPVRGQLIEIWQANSAGRYAHRREQHDAPLDPNFTGVGRTLTDDDGSYRFTTVQPGPYPWRNHVNAWRPAHIHFSFFGTAFTQRLVTQMYFPNDPLFPYDPILQSVTDDAARQRLVATYDHSLSVPEFSLGYRWDIVLDGPDATWIEEGR
- a CDS encoding MarR family winged helix-turn-helix transcriptional regulator, yielding MATVDLSTHPGHLARRLQQAHHLLWNTMVSEEITSPQFAVLNTLVAEPGLDQRTVGERVGLDRSTIAEVISRLGRRGLLDKVRDPQDGRRSLLHLTDDGIRAHRRLAVRTARMNQVFLAPLSDEERTQFFALIQRVAAAAEGLRDPAPVTGSGT